One stretch of Ficedula albicollis isolate OC2 chromosome 7, FicAlb1.5, whole genome shotgun sequence DNA includes these proteins:
- the LOC101820747 gene encoding alpha-aspartyl dipeptidase-like produces the protein MQGEQIAPLASGTRSRTRGLLISNSTLHGGGYLGHCQQHIQSFLGQKVKRVLFIPYALHDRDAYARTAREKFESLGYGLDSIHESCDPVEAVRKSEAIFIGGGNTFRLLKALYDNSLIHEIRKRVLEDGIPYMGSSAGTNVATISINTTNDMPIVYPPSLKALGLVPFNINPHYLDPDVKRTHMGETREERIRQYHEEPNTPPVLGLREGTMLLVEGDKATLQGVTGARLFLRGKKPTEHEPGTDFSFLLTDSNTLNP, from the exons ATGCAAGGCGAGCAGATCGCGCCTCTGGCAAGCGGGACTCGCTCCCGGACAC gggggctgctgaTCTCCAACTCCACCCTGCACGGAGGGGGGTACCTGggccactgccagcagcacatccagagCTTCCTCGGGCA GAAGGTGAAGCGGGTGCTGTTCATCCCCTACGCCCTGCACGACCGCGACGCCTACGCCCGCACGGCCAGGGAGAAGTTTGAGAGCCTGG GTTATGGGCTGGACAGCATTCATGAATCTTGTGATCCAGTGGAAGCTGTAAGGAAATCTGAAGCAATATTTATTG GAGGTGGGAACACATTCCGTCTCCTGAAAGCCCTTTATGACAACAGTCTGATACACGAGATCAGGAAGAGAGTGCTTGAG GATGGGATTCCTTACATGGGATCCAGTGCAGGAACCAATGTTGCTACCATCAGCATCAATACCACCAATGACATGCCAATTGTTTATCCACCTTCCCTGAAGGCTCTAGGATTAGTTCCTTTTAACATTAACCCTCACTACCTGGACCCAGATGTTAAAAGAACTCACATGGGT GAGACAAGAGAGGAAAGAATCCGCCAGTATCACGAAGAACCAAACACCCCCCCAGTTCTG GGCTTGCGGGAAGGTACGATGCTGTTAGTGGAGGGAGATAAAGCCACGCTGCAAGGAGTGACAGGAGCACGTCTGTTTTTGAG GGGTAAGAAACCAACTGAACATGAGCCTGGAACAGATTTCAGTTTCCTCCTTACTGACAGCAATACCCTGAATCCATAG